TCAAGGTATTccttaaatactctgttcataagatccataaatgtcGTTGGAGCATTTGTTAAACCAAATGCCATCACTAAGAACTCGTAATGACTGTACCTCATTCGAAAAGAAGTTTTGGGTATATCTTCTTCTCTTATCATCAATTAGTGATACCCAGACctcaaatcaatctttgaaaataCTAAGGATCCTTGTAattgatcaaaaaggtcatcaaTTCTTGGAAgaggatatttattctttataGTAACCTTATTTAGCTCCCTATAATCGATGTACATCCTCATggttccatctttcttcttcacaaacaacacTGGGGCTCCTCATGGTGAGTAACTAGGTCTAACTAATTTCTTTTCTAATAACTCGTGTAATTGACTTTTTAATTCTCTCAATTCTGCGGGGGCCATCCTATAGGGTGCTTTGGATATTGGATCCGTACTAGGTATTAAATCTATTTCAAATTGTATTTCTctatcaggtggtaatcctggtaactctttTGGAAACACTTCTAAAAATTCTTTAACTACCGGTACCTCTTCAGGCTTATTTTCTACTATTATGTCAGTGCCTATCACATTTCCAAAATATCCAACACAACCATCTTGTAACATTCTCCTATCTTTTATAGCTGAGATAGTCGATATCATATAATTGGAGAAATTAGCTACAAACTCAAACTGGTCTCCCTCAGAAGGGTTGAACATCACCTTTTTGTTTTTGCAATCAATGGTAGCATTGTACTtggataaccaatccatacctaataTTACCTCATAGTCATGCATTTCTAAAACCACTAAATCAACATACAGTTCATGGTTATCAATGTATATGGGAACCGCTCTTAACCACTTATTCGAATATAATATCTCCCCAGATGGTAAAATTGCACTAAATTCAATTGGTAGTCTTTCAAAGGGCCTACTAATTCTTTTCAAATAATTGACAAATGCAAATGAATGAGTAGCTCCAGAATCTATCAATACATACGTAAAAATACCATCGATAGAATGTTACCTAATATGACTGTGTTGCTAGCATCTGCATCCGCCTAGGTTATCGTAAAAATTCTGGCATTAGTCTTTGGATGCTCCTCTTTATTTTGCTCATTTTCCCATATAGGACAGTCCTTAATTATATAATCctcctttccacacttataacacTTCCTATTTGTTGATTTACATACCCCGAAATGACGCTTTCCGCACCTCTGACATTGTGGCCAAGGTTGTAGCCCCGCCTGTTTGTTTCGTTGGTCTCCTTTGAACCTTTTATTTGGATCAAATCTATTTTGAAGTCCTTgaccaattattttatttgaaaatcGATTTTGATCTCTATTAAATTGAACATCTCCTCGAGGCATTGTAGTAGAACCCTTCACCTTCATTATCTTTTGCTCCCGATACTCAGCCCTCAAAGCTTTTTCAACTGCCTGAGAATAAGTGAGAGACCCAGTACGTCCTATGTCAACATCCCTAGCTAACTTCGGTTGTAATCCCTCACGAAATCGATTTACCCTACTAGCCTCGGTGGAAACCAAATCTGGCGCAAATTTAGCTAATCGATCAAACTTTCGAGCATACTCAGCAACTGACAGACTTCCCTGGTACAGGCGACTAAACTCATTTACTTTAGCACTAAGCATAGCTTCACTGTAAAACTTCTCATTAAAGAGAGTCTCAAATTCTTCCCAAGTCATCTGAGTAACATCACGTGTAAGCTTAACAACATCCCACCATATCTTAGCATCTTTCTTTAATGTATGTACTGTATAAGACACTTTATAACGACTCgcgtatttttgtattatttaaatgtgtaaatatgaaactattaaataaataaattatgtgcaGGGGTTCTGTCAGTcgtgtgttattttattattagtTATGTGTGGTTAGTGGTTTACGagaattatttgtataattatttCTTGAGCGATATTGTCTCattattacttttaaaagtggattttatgcaaatttaattgcataaataattgtaatgtctctaaaattatttttatgattttataattttaataattatttttgggattttataaaatttagaaatcaattatttagccctgtatgattttctgagtgtatttatttgtaaaatatgtatttaattccagaattcttcaaaaattatgaaactcatatttatctaagtttggaatattccgagaattttaaaattattttgggaatttttgggattaatttcacccgcgagttgattcgtttaattgataaaagtgggtatagattgcgtttcagaaattattttaaaattacgaaatttacgttttaatcaactttgggatatttataatattttaagactgtTGTGGTAATTTTCGGAATAGTTTCACCCCCAGCTTTGTCCGAGAAACGGTATAAAACGAGACAAATTTTCTGATCGAACATTACCCGATACGCATAGAaaagaataaagattaaagaaggacaaattttCTGTTcggacatgagttgtgatgtgttcgtatgtgtgtgattgcttgactgtgtgcatgactacGTGATCTATTGACATTTATATgaatttaagggaattatttgatttaaataaggtttatttaaccttcgcgcatttttataaaattatctgagtaagataaaggcatgagatttgttttgttatcgtcataatagtcctagagagtttctaaaaatgatagacggatttatttcatgaccgttgtttttaaaatgatttttatgtgataaaatgctattattagcacaaacttgtaaaaatcgtATAAAATCAACCGTATGTTCAAAAGTCTATTGTGAGTAATGGTtagaaagctaatttcgagatctacgttttaaaattatcaatcgctataattttcaaatttctgagagagatatatttgttattccaccaatattctatgggagtaaaaagagaaaggaaaatcaatttaaaaagAGAATTATTAAAGTACTAAATTGCCCTTGTCCTTATCATTTATAAACTCATTTATCCccttccttttctttctttctcccgTGAACACTTTTCTCTCTGtctctctttcttcctcactctCTCTCggttactctctctctctcggctctcttctctctctcggtatacctcttGTTCCTTTGATAAATCTCACCAATTCTTCCCAAAATCTCTTGATAAACACATATATGTAGGTAGAAgaatgtgcatgtgtgtatattCACTTGCATGTAGATGTGTATGCTCGATGTGTGTGTGTTTACCCGAGAGCTTCTCGGTTCTTGTTGTTCTTATTGATATCATCTTATTTAAGCATGATTCTTTGTAAATGAATGGTATAtgagatgtgcatgttagttgtTTTGAGGAATTAATGGAAAaacgggggtttcgtggttggacaccctcgaatgagggcaccaccgtgaagccaccgccaccggtgatgaactccgatGAACCGGTTGTGAGTGATGATGATATAACTGAGCTCTAGCATTCATAAATCTTATCTTTGGTGATTGCATGTAGTGATTTGTTTAAAACCCGAATGGGTTTTTTATTTCTAAAAGTTAATGAGTTGATTATTGTTGATTTAAATGGTTGTGGATGTTTATTCTTGGATGACGATGATGGATTAGAATGATTAATGATGTAAGGATTGAGAAAAACTTTGCATGtgttatttcttgaaaaaccgGAATGGAATCTTGATTTTTAGAAgattaaatgatttttagtaatggaaatgacttgttgatgttTATCCTTGGAAATTATTGGATAATTAGAGTGTTTGATAGATAAATTACTTAAATGGTTGCATGCATGTCTTGATTGTTAGAAATTTTGAATAAGGGTTTGTTTTTCTTTTGAGATTTAAGTATGTTgattgataaaaatgatttttatgatTGTTTTAAAGGTATTTGGACTGGTATAGTTGATTGGATGCTTGAAAAATCAAAATTGAGGATTGCTTGTTGAAGATTTTGGTTCGACATTGTACTAATAAAAGGGAAAattgattttgtgacttgatcttggtataATCTAAGTTTAACTAGGAAGAAatgagattgcatgttg
This genomic interval from Apium graveolens cultivar Ventura chromosome 8, ASM990537v1, whole genome shotgun sequence contains the following:
- the LOC141679962 gene encoding uncharacterized protein LOC141679962 — protein: MTWEEFETLFNEKFYSEAMLSAKVNEFSRLYQGSLSVAEYARKFDRLAKFAPDLVSTEASRVNRFREGLQPKLARDVDIGRTGSLTYSQAVEKALRAEYREQKIMKVKGSTTMPRGDVQFNRDQNRFSNKIIGQGLQNRFDPNKRFKGDQRNKQAGLQPWPQYSGATHSFAFVNYLKRISRPFERLPIEFSAILPSGEILYSNKWLRAVPIYIDNHELYVDLVVLEMHDYEVILGMDWLSKYNATIDCKNKKVMFNPSEGDQFEFVANFSNYMISTISAIKDRRMLQDGCVGYFGNVIGTDIIVENKPEEVPVVKEFLEVFPKELPGLPPDREIQFEIDLIPSTDPISKAPYRMAPAELRELKSQLHELLEKKLVRPSYSP